One Setaria viridis chromosome 5, Setaria_viridis_v4.0, whole genome shotgun sequence genomic region harbors:
- the LOC117857188 gene encoding uncharacterized protein has protein sequence MAANLRRLASASASALSRRPQPPDPPPALLLRLALFGSAPSATDPPAPEAARKAEGEEAAGDKGAADAGEGKAAAAAAEEDNDSGMHVNKATGEIGGPRGPEPTRYGDWERGGRCSDF, from the coding sequence ATGGCCGCcaacctccgccgcctcgcctcggcgtcggcgtccgccCTCTCCCGCCGGCCCCAGCCTCCTGATCCTccgcccgccctcctcctccgcctcgcgcTCTTCGGTTCCGCCCCCTCCGCGacggatccgccggcgccggaggccgCCAGGAAggcggagggagaggaagcCGCGGGAGACAAGGGCGCTGCCGACGCTGGCgaggggaaggcggcggcggcggcggcagaggaggaTAACGATAGCGGCATGCACGTGAACAAGGCTACCGGCGAGATCGGCGGCCCGCGCGGGCCCGAGCCGACGCGGTACGGCGACTGGGAGCGCGGCGGCCGCTGCTCCGATTTCTGA